A single window of Finegoldia magna ATCC 29328 DNA harbors:
- a CDS encoding ParA family protein: MVITIGNNKGGVGKTTLSTVFTYILSDLRKEKVLVIDTDQQSNLSKLLEITYGKKFDENKNIYQALFSSGSIKDYIQPVTSTLDILVGSWDMANFENNVGKVYKEQSIPFILRTKLDEVRNDYDYIIIDTSPTTGLSTQNAIIASDYVIIATQTVPLAFDSTDRYFMFLTQISNQVFDGFELLGIVPYLVGDSSTDRTYIQRYNSEFNVDCFSNMIKASDRVKSWSNNGITSHLPYDKRTLKMYEDVLDEALTRTVSM; encoded by the coding sequence ATGGTTATAACTATAGGCAATAACAAAGGTGGAGTAGGAAAAACTACACTTAGCACTGTATTCACATATATACTTAGTGATCTTAGAAAAGAAAAAGTATTGGTGATCGATACAGACCAACAATCAAATTTATCTAAGCTTTTAGAAATAACTTATGGAAAAAAATTTGATGAAAACAAAAACATATACCAAGCTTTATTTTCATCTGGAAGCATAAAAGACTATATTCAACCCGTAACAAGTACATTAGACATACTAGTAGGTAGTTGGGATATGGCGAACTTCGAAAATAACGTTGGAAAGGTTTATAAAGAACAATCCATTCCTTTTATTTTAAGGACTAAGCTAGACGAAGTTAGAAATGACTATGATTATATAATTATTGATACATCTCCTACAACGGGATTGTCAACACAAAACGCAATAATAGCAAGTGATTATGTAATTATAGCAACACAAACAGTACCACTAGCATTTGATAGCACAGACAGATACTTTATGTTTTTAACACAAATATCAAATCAAGTATTTGATGGATTTGAATTATTAGGAATAGTTCCATATTTAGTGGGGGATTCATCTACCGACAGAACGTATATACAAAGATATAATAGCGAATTTAACGTAGATTGTTTTAGCAACATGATTAAGGCATCAGACAGGGTAAAATCGTGGTCTAATAACGGAATAACAAGCCATTTACCATATGACAAGCGTACATTAAAAATGTATGAAGATGTTTTAGATGAAGCACTAACTAGAACCGTAAGTATGTAG
- a CDS encoding sigma-70 family RNA polymerase sigma factor, whose product MKNKKYTIVKGLKKGIARKITPFSSSNETRKNISKEDEENFFKAYNNPDIDENCRLKLANNFLKELIPLVYSYVNSYCHRKNYQNFDFSEIRDDLVSEGLTAVYRCFDTFDPSKKIRFTTYASSCIQGKIKNYCRDHHLRHFTGTRTLYENIQKDYRKAKQKGIANDFKFDKCNYATVKSLDELTDAQDKDMYLEFHNDLQIQSLYKDDTNINEVYSENYEIFKLLCKGINKTEYIMTMLFYSNYSKPQIAEKFNVDRSVVEKCITTTLKKMRNRAAILGLSKDYFGN is encoded by the coding sequence GTGAAAAATAAAAAATATACAATTGTTAAAGGGCTAAAGAAAGGCATTGCTAGAAAAATAACGCCATTTTCAAGCTCTAACGAAACAAGGAAAAACATTTCAAAAGAGGATGAAGAAAACTTTTTCAAAGCATACAATAATCCTGATATAGACGAAAACTGTAGGCTAAAATTAGCGAATAATTTCTTAAAAGAACTTATCCCGTTAGTTTATTCTTATGTAAATTCATATTGCCATCGTAAAAATTATCAAAACTTTGATTTCTCAGAAATTCGAGACGATCTTGTTTCAGAGGGATTGACCGCTGTGTATCGATGCTTTGATACATTTGATCCATCTAAAAAGATAAGGTTTACTACATATGCTTCAAGTTGCATACAAGGTAAAATTAAAAATTATTGTAGAGACCATCATTTGAGACACTTTACAGGCACTAGAACGCTTTATGAAAATATCCAAAAAGATTATAGAAAAGCGAAACAAAAGGGTATTGCTAATGATTTTAAATTCGATAAGTGCAACTACGCTACAGTAAAATCTTTAGACGAGTTAACCGATGCACAAGACAAAGATATGTATTTAGAGTTTCATAATGATTTACAAATACAAAGCTTATACAAAGATGACACAAATATTAATGAAGTATATTCGGAAAATTATGAAATCTTTAAACTTCTTTGTAAAGGCATAAATAAAACAGAATATATAATGACCATGTTGTTTTATTCGAACTACTCCAAACCACAAATTGCTGAAAAGTTTAACGTTGATAGAAGCGTTGTTGAAAAATGTATCACAACTACTTTAAAGAAAATGCGAAACAGAGCAGCTATTCTTGGACTTAGCAAGGACTATTTTGGAAATTAA
- a CDS encoding AbrB/MazE/SpoVT family DNA-binding domain-containing protein, whose translation MIIEIKSKSQITIPKEIMQELNIDKGTNLECKVINGEIVLTPIKFIGKTDIEEIKKKLNDINISENEYNEIIGILERK comes from the coding sequence ATGATTATAGAAATTAAATCCAAATCTCAAATAACAATTCCAAAAGAAATTATGCAAGAATTAAACATAGACAAAGGAACTAATCTAGAATGTAAAGTTATTAATGGAGAAATTGTTCTAACACCTATTAAATTTATCGGTAAGACGGACATAGAAGAAATAAAAAAGAAATTGAACGACATAAATATATCAGAAAATGAATACAACGAGATTATAGGTATTCTAGAAAGGAAATAG